In Mercurialis annua linkage group LG5, ddMerAnnu1.2, whole genome shotgun sequence, a single genomic region encodes these proteins:
- the LOC126683220 gene encoding uncharacterized protein LOC126683220 isoform X1, producing the protein MAASKMVMASLTHYRPLTCVASSSINRIVPNPPDLIKWVRNEGGFVHQAVKISEEGNNGFGLIASEPIPKGSEIIVLPDSIPLKFELEGADGSTAVLVNLAQKVPDELWAMKLGLKLLQERAKVGSFWWPYISNLPESYNVPIFFPGEDIKNLQYAPLLHQVNKRCRFLLDFEKELKQTLEKLKSEDHPYGGQNIDASALGWAMSAVSSRAFRLYGKKLPDGTHNDIPMMLPLIDMCNHSFNPNARIMQEQDSVNAKMLIKVVAETPIKQADPLLLNYGCLNNDLFLLDYGFVIPSNPYDCIELKYDGALLDAASMAAGVSSPNFSSPAPWQQQVLSQLYLDGETPNLKVTIGGQELVEGRLLAALRVLLTNDSKIVKKHDLDILKSLSANAPLGIANELDAFRTLIALCVIALGHFPTKITDDESLLKQGVSASTELAIQFRIQKKSLIVDTMRDLTRRVKILLSKNMATT; encoded by the exons ATGGCGGCTTCGAAGATGGTAATGGCATCTCTAACCCACTACCGTCCACTCACATGCGTCGCTTCTTCTTCGATCAATCGTATAGTCCCTAACCCACCCGACCTTATCAAATGGGTCAGGAATGAAGGTGGGTTCGTTCACCAGGCAGTGAAAATATCAGAAGAAGGAAATAATGGGTTTGGTTTAATTGCATCTGAACCAATTCCAAAAGGGTCCGAAATTATTGTTTTGCCTGATAGTATACCGTTAAAGTTTGAATTGGAGGGTGCAGATGGGTCTACGGCtgttttggttaatttggcTCAGAAAGTTCCTG ACGAACTCTGGGCTATGAAATTGGGTCTAAAGCTTCTGCAAGAAAGAGCAAAGGTTGGATCCTTTTGGTGGCCGTACATCAGCAATCTTCCTGAATCATACAATGTGCCGATCTTTTTCCCTGGGGAGGATATAAAGAACTTACAGTATGCTCCTCTTCTTCACCAG GTAAATAAAAGATGTCGCTTTCTTCTTGATTTTGAGAAAGAACTTAAGCAGACACTGGAAAAGCTAAAATCAGAAGATCATCCTTATGGGGGTCAAAACATAGATGCATCCGCACTTGGATGGGCAATGTCAGCAGTCTCATCTAGGGCATTCCGTCTGTATGGAAAAAAGCTCCCGGACGGAACCCATAATGATATCCCCATGATGCTTCCTCTCATTGATATGTGCAATCATAGCTTCAATCCAAATGCACGAATTATGCAAGAACAAGATTCAGTAAATGCTAAAATGCTTATAAAG GTTGTGGCAGAAACACCAATTAAACAAGCAGATCCTCTGTTACTTAATTATGGATGTTTAAATAATGATCTTTTCCTTTTGGACTATGGGTTCGTGATACCTTCAAACCCTTATGACTGCATTGAGCTCAAATATGATGGAGCTTTGCTGGACGCCGCAAGTATGGCTGCTGGGGTATCATCCCCTAACTTCTCTTCACCAGCTCCATGGCAGCAACAAGTCCTATCCCAGCTATATTTAGATGGAGAAACTCCTAACCTTAAG GTAACTATAGGAGGCCAGGAGCTTGTAGAGGGACGCCTATTAGCAGCTCTCAGAGTGCTTCTCACAAATGACTCGAAAATAGTGAAAAAACATGATTTAGACATACTGAAATCCTTATCAGCAAATGCTCCTCTTGGAATTGCAAATGAGCTAGATGCTTTTCGTACTCTTATCGCACTATGTGTGATAGCACTAGGACACTTCCCTACCAAAATAACGGATGATGAATCGTTGTTGAAACAGGGCGTTTCAGCTTCAACCGAATTGGCCATTCAATTCAGAATCcagaagaaatccttaattgTAGACACGATGAGAGATCTCACTAGGAGGGTGAAGATACTTTTGTCGAAGAACATGGCCACTACTTAA
- the LOC126683220 gene encoding uncharacterized protein LOC126683220 isoform X2 yields the protein MSKLDMWEHLADELWAMKLGLKLLQERAKVGSFWWPYISNLPESYNVPIFFPGEDIKNLQYAPLLHQVNKRCRFLLDFEKELKQTLEKLKSEDHPYGGQNIDASALGWAMSAVSSRAFRLYGKKLPDGTHNDIPMMLPLIDMCNHSFNPNARIMQEQDSVNAKMLIKVVAETPIKQADPLLLNYGCLNNDLFLLDYGFVIPSNPYDCIELKYDGALLDAASMAAGVSSPNFSSPAPWQQQVLSQLYLDGETPNLKVTIGGQELVEGRLLAALRVLLTNDSKIVKKHDLDILKSLSANAPLGIANELDAFRTLIALCVIALGHFPTKITDDESLLKQGVSASTELAIQFRIQKKSLIVDTMRDLTRRVKILLSKNMATT from the exons ATGAGTAAATTGGACATGTGGGAGCATTTGGCAGACGAACTCTGGGCTATGAAATTGGGTCTAAAGCTTCTGCAAGAAAGAGCAAAGGTTGGATCCTTTTGGTGGCCGTACATCAGCAATCTTCCTGAATCATACAATGTGCCGATCTTTTTCCCTGGGGAGGATATAAAGAACTTACAGTATGCTCCTCTTCTTCACCAG GTAAATAAAAGATGTCGCTTTCTTCTTGATTTTGAGAAAGAACTTAAGCAGACACTGGAAAAGCTAAAATCAGAAGATCATCCTTATGGGGGTCAAAACATAGATGCATCCGCACTTGGATGGGCAATGTCAGCAGTCTCATCTAGGGCATTCCGTCTGTATGGAAAAAAGCTCCCGGACGGAACCCATAATGATATCCCCATGATGCTTCCTCTCATTGATATGTGCAATCATAGCTTCAATCCAAATGCACGAATTATGCAAGAACAAGATTCAGTAAATGCTAAAATGCTTATAAAG GTTGTGGCAGAAACACCAATTAAACAAGCAGATCCTCTGTTACTTAATTATGGATGTTTAAATAATGATCTTTTCCTTTTGGACTATGGGTTCGTGATACCTTCAAACCCTTATGACTGCATTGAGCTCAAATATGATGGAGCTTTGCTGGACGCCGCAAGTATGGCTGCTGGGGTATCATCCCCTAACTTCTCTTCACCAGCTCCATGGCAGCAACAAGTCCTATCCCAGCTATATTTAGATGGAGAAACTCCTAACCTTAAG GTAACTATAGGAGGCCAGGAGCTTGTAGAGGGACGCCTATTAGCAGCTCTCAGAGTGCTTCTCACAAATGACTCGAAAATAGTGAAAAAACATGATTTAGACATACTGAAATCCTTATCAGCAAATGCTCCTCTTGGAATTGCAAATGAGCTAGATGCTTTTCGTACTCTTATCGCACTATGTGTGATAGCACTAGGACACTTCCCTACCAAAATAACGGATGATGAATCGTTGTTGAAACAGGGCGTTTCAGCTTCAACCGAATTGGCCATTCAATTCAGAATCcagaagaaatccttaattgTAGACACGATGAGAGATCTCACTAGGAGGGTGAAGATACTTTTGTCGAAGAACATGGCCACTACTTAA
- the LOC126682424 gene encoding uncharacterized protein LOC126682424: MEEMKQIKNENVPIHSQVIKIKQEFEIIRHPSLKQAEMRGVICKISRERSRSPLGLAERIISVGN; this comes from the coding sequence ATGGAGGAGATGAAGCAAATCAAGAACGAGAATGTTCCAATTCACAGCCAAGTGATAAAGATAAAGCAAGAATTTGAGATTATAAGGCATCCATCGTTGAAGCAAGCTGAGATGAGAGGTGTTATATGCAAGATTAGTAGGGAAAGATCGCGGTCGCCGCTCGGTTTAGCAGAAAGAATTATTTCAGTAGGTaactga